A single Candidatus Krumholzibacteriia bacterium DNA region contains:
- a CDS encoding sugar ABC transporter permease, whose amino-acid sequence MKKFRWHLVMIVIVLISIYPVLQIFSISLRPSDQLYSTSLALIPEGASLESFRTILFEKPFLRWLANSLLVALSTAILGVTLASTAAYALSRFRVPGHKGILFGVLTTQMFPATMLLLPMYLLMRNLGLVNSLIGVVLAYTATALPFCIWTMKGYYDTIPRSLEEAALIDGMTEIGAFWRVTLPLSAPALVITFLFSFLAGWSEFIVARTLIVSQELNTLPLGLESLATTFQTEWANYAAGSLLVALPVVALFIGLSKFLVEGLTHGGVKG is encoded by the coding sequence CGTGATCGTGTTGATCTCGATCTATCCCGTGCTGCAGATCTTCTCGATCAGCCTGCGGCCCAGCGACCAGCTCTACTCGACCAGCCTGGCCTTGATCCCGGAGGGTGCGAGTCTCGAGAGCTTCCGCACCATCCTGTTCGAGAAGCCCTTCCTGCGGTGGCTGGCCAACAGCCTCCTGGTGGCGCTGTCGACGGCAATTCTCGGGGTCACGCTGGCCTCCACCGCCGCCTACGCCCTGAGTCGCTTCCGGGTCCCGGGGCACAAGGGGATCCTGTTCGGCGTGCTCACGACGCAGATGTTCCCGGCCACCATGCTCCTGCTGCCCATGTACCTGCTCATGCGCAATCTGGGCCTGGTGAACTCGTTGATCGGGGTGGTCCTGGCCTACACCGCCACCGCGCTGCCCTTCTGCATCTGGACCATGAAGGGCTACTACGACACCATCCCACGCTCGCTCGAAGAAGCCGCCCTGATCGACGGCATGACCGAGATCGGAGCCTTCTGGCGCGTGACCCTGCCCCTGTCGGCCCCGGCGCTGGTGATCACCTTCCTGTTCAGCTTCCTCGCCGGCTGGAGCGAGTTCATCGTGGCGCGAACACTGATCGTCAGCCAGGAGCTGAACACGCTGCCGCTCGGGCTGGAGAGCCTGGCGACCACCTTCCAGACCGAATGGGCCAACTATGCCGCCGGATCCCTCCTGGTCGCGCTCCCGGTGGTGGCCCTGTTCATCGGCCTGAGCAAGTTCCTGGTGGAAGGCCTGACGCACGGCGGAGTGAAGGGCTGA